A single window of Paracoccus albus DNA harbors:
- the aac(6') gene encoding aminoglycoside 6'-N-acetyltransferase: MPIRAATHSDISGWVELRARLWDDTSLDEHRAEAVAMLAKSPDQCIVFLDVIDGVVIRAFAEAALRHDHVNGCETSPVAFLEGIFVRNNDRGSGIGKLLLKAVQSWAQEKGCLELASDAYLDNLASHAFHNAVGFEETDRVVYFRKAL; this comes from the coding sequence ATGCCAATACGTGCCGCTACACATTCGGATATTTCAGGCTGGGTCGAACTCCGCGCCCGGCTCTGGGACGATACTTCGCTTGACGAACACAGAGCCGAGGCCGTTGCGATGCTCGCCAAGTCCCCTGACCAGTGCATTGTCTTCTTGGACGTGATTGATGGAGTGGTCATTCGGGCGTTCGCTGAGGCGGCCTTGAGGCACGATCACGTAAACGGATGCGAGACTTCGCCAGTTGCTTTTCTTGAGGGCATCTTCGTACGCAACAACGACCGAGGCTCGGGCATTGGCAAGCTCTTGCTGAAGGCCGTTCAATCCTGGGCACAAGAGAAGGGCTGCTTGGAGCTTGCGTCTGATGCATATCTCGACAACTTGGCGAGCCATGCGTTTCACAACGCAGTGGGATTCGAAGAAACGGACCGTGTCGTCTATTTTCGAAAAGCACTCTAG
- a CDS encoding ImuA family protein encodes MLPKINAFPLLPARVHEACGPLALSLAAVAAAQAVNLLWVRETWQPQSTGIHGLATYLDPSRLLLAQTQNQTEMLAVAEDALRDGNFPLVVMELTAPLSLTAGRRLQLAAKAGGSTGLCLIPEGVGSPAAETRWHISPLPDPGSAPEDSTLQRWALIKNKSGTLGVWHVRWSQSAHRLIVVSKARE; translated from the coding sequence ATGCTGCCCAAGATCAACGCCTTCCCCCTGCTGCCTGCCCGTGTTCACGAAGCTTGTGGCCCTCTGGCGCTCAGCCTTGCGGCAGTTGCGGCGGCGCAGGCTGTTAATCTGCTGTGGGTCCGCGAAACCTGGCAGCCGCAAAGCACCGGCATCCACGGGCTTGCAACATATCTCGACCCATCCCGGCTTTTGCTGGCCCAAACGCAGAATCAGACCGAAATGTTGGCAGTCGCCGAGGACGCGCTACGCGATGGCAATTTCCCCCTAGTCGTCATGGAACTGACCGCGCCGCTGAGCCTGACCGCCGGACGCCGGTTGCAACTGGCGGCGAAGGCGGGCGGCAGCACCGGGTTATGCCTGATCCCCGAGGGGGTGGGCAGCCCGGCTGCGGAAACGCGGTGGCATATCAGCCCGCTTCCCGATCCGGGCAGCGCCCCGGAAGACTCGACTCTGCAGCGATGGGCGCTTATAAAGAACAAATCAGGAACATTGGGCGTCTGGCATGTTCGATGGAGCCAATCGGCGCACCGTCTCATTGTGGTTTCCAAGGCTCGCGAGTGA
- a CDS encoding error-prone DNA polymerase: MIEINPEHCPVGAPRSKVLEAEACNYAELCVTTNFTFLTGASHPEELVTRAAELGLSAIAITDRNSLAGVVRAYSALKILAEKAEDSVQIRSQHRVDSCSRQTIGSPQDIARPEIPHLPKLITGCRLVLRDSAVEWLALPTDIVAYKRLTRLLTLGKRRAEKAACDLDLKDLLDHGAGMILIAVPGADLPASAKDIHTIHRRFPGSTFLGAAPRYDGSDQGHLDACARLAQRCSTPMVAIGDVLMHRASRRPLADVLTCMREGCTIDNIGRRALLNAERRLKGRADMERVFYRYPGALRRTLEIAARCSFSLNELSYQYPDEIAEGGEAPMARLTRLAHEGLARRYPEGAPERPQQLMAKELAVVAELDYPAYFLTVYDIVQYARSQDILCQGRGSAANSILCYLLGITDVRPDQIGMVFERFVSRHRGEPPDIDVDFEHERREEVIQWIYRKYGRHRAGLCATVIHFRSRAAIREVGKVMGLSQDVTAGLSGSIWGYSSDGPDMGRVRELGLNPDDRRLAQTLRLIGELIGFPRHLSQHVGGFVITKGRLDELCPIENAAMEDRTVIEWDKDDIDALGILKVDVLGLGMLTCIRKAFGLLEEHERQRFTLATVPQEDPATYQMLQVADAVGVFQVESRAQMNFLPRMKPREFYDLVIEVAIVRPGPIQGGMVQPYLKRRQGLEKAEPFGPELEAVTRRTLGVPLFQEQALQIAVVGAGFTAEEADQLRRALASFRRMGTIGEHKEKFINGMLERGYSPEIAERCFSQIEGFADYGFPESHAAAFALLVYVSAWLKRHHPAVFACALLNSQPMGFYAPAQIVRDAREHHVEVRPICVNHSAWDNTLERRADGTLALRLGFRQIKGFKEDDADWIAAARGNGYPDPESIWLRAGIAPAVLERLAEADAFSSMGLTRRDALWQVRAIRGQAPLPLFNDPIDGEAIYEPAVTLPQMHLGEEVVEDYVATRLTLRAHPMELLRPSMPGLTRHDALKDAPLRRTTVCGLVITRQRPGTASGVIFLTLEDETGVSNVVVWKQVFERFRRTVMGGRLLRVTGKLQREGIVVHLIAQKIEDVSHRLSDLDHPMGDVIGQMDAKTDHAPRPMPAPRAMHPRDQAKRLFPSRDFH; the protein is encoded by the coding sequence ATGATCGAGATCAATCCCGAACACTGCCCGGTTGGGGCGCCGCGCAGCAAGGTGCTTGAAGCTGAAGCCTGCAATTATGCCGAACTGTGCGTGACCACGAATTTTACATTTCTGACGGGGGCCTCGCATCCCGAAGAACTGGTGACCCGCGCCGCCGAGCTTGGCCTTTCGGCCATCGCCATTACGGATCGCAATTCTCTGGCGGGGGTGGTGCGGGCTTATTCGGCTCTCAAAATCCTCGCGGAAAAGGCAGAGGATTCGGTGCAAATCCGCTCACAGCACCGGGTTGATAGTTGTTCGCGGCAGACGATTGGCTCACCGCAGGACATTGCGCGACCAGAGATACCCCATCTGCCCAAACTCATCACCGGCTGCCGCTTGGTGTTGCGCGACAGCGCGGTGGAATGGCTCGCGCTGCCGACGGACATTGTCGCCTATAAACGTCTGACGCGGCTGCTGACTTTGGGCAAGAGGCGGGCGGAGAAAGCCGCCTGTGATCTTGATCTCAAGGATTTGCTGGACCACGGCGCGGGCATGATCCTGATTGCCGTGCCGGGGGCGGATCTCCCGGCATCTGCCAAAGACATTCACACAATCCACCGCCGCTTTCCCGGCTCCACCTTCCTCGGCGCGGCCCCGCGTTACGACGGCTCGGATCAGGGCCATCTCGATGCTTGCGCCCGGCTTGCGCAGCGCTGCTCCACCCCCATGGTCGCGATCGGCGATGTGCTGATGCACCGGGCGTCCCGCCGTCCGCTCGCCGATGTGCTGACCTGTATGCGGGAGGGCTGCACGATTGATAACATCGGTAGACGCGCGCTGCTGAATGCCGAGCGGCGGCTCAAGGGCCGCGCCGATATGGAGCGGGTGTTTTATCGCTACCCGGGCGCGCTGCGCCGCACGCTGGAGATTGCCGCGCGCTGTTCTTTCTCTCTGAACGAGCTGAGTTACCAATATCCCGACGAGATCGCGGAAGGCGGCGAGGCCCCGATGGCGCGGCTCACCCGGCTGGCGCATGAAGGGCTGGCCCGGCGATATCCAGAGGGCGCACCGGAACGCCCTCAGCAGTTGATGGCCAAGGAACTCGCGGTGGTCGCGGAACTCGATTACCCCGCCTATTTCCTGACCGTTTATGATATCGTCCAATATGCGCGCAGCCAGGACATCCTCTGCCAAGGGCGCGGATCTGCGGCGAATTCCATCCTCTGCTATCTGCTGGGCATCACCGATGTCCGCCCCGATCAGATCGGCATGGTCTTCGAGCGTTTCGTCTCGCGCCACCGGGGCGAGCCCCCAGATATTGACGTCGATTTCGAGCATGAGCGGCGTGAGGAGGTCATCCAGTGGATCTACCGCAAATACGGCCGCCACCGCGCCGGTCTCTGCGCCACGGTGATCCATTTCCGGTCCCGCGCCGCGATCCGTGAGGTCGGCAAGGTGATGGGGCTGAGCCAGGACGTGACGGCGGGTCTGTCTGGCTCGATCTGGGGGTATTCCAGCGATGGCCCCGATATGGGCCGCGTGCGCGAACTGGGCCTGAACCCCGATGATCGCCGGCTGGCCCAGACCCTGCGCCTGATCGGAGAGCTGATCGGTTTCCCACGCCACCTGTCCCAGCATGTCGGCGGCTTCGTCATCACCAAAGGGCGGCTGGACGAACTGTGCCCCATAGAAAACGCTGCGATGGAGGACCGCACCGTCATTGAGTGGGACAAGGACGATATCGACGCGCTTGGAATCCTCAAGGTCGATGTGCTGGGCCTCGGGATGCTGACCTGTATCCGCAAGGCGTTTGGTCTGCTGGAAGAACATGAGCGTCAGCGCTTCACCCTCGCGACAGTCCCGCAAGAAGACCCTGCCACCTATCAGATGCTGCAAGTTGCCGATGCGGTCGGCGTCTTTCAGGTCGAGAGCCGGGCGCAGATGAATTTTTTGCCGCGTATGAAGCCACGCGAATTCTATGATCTGGTGATCGAGGTCGCTATTGTCCGCCCGGGCCCGATTCAGGGCGGCATGGTGCAGCCTTATCTCAAACGGCGACAGGGGTTGGAGAAGGCGGAGCCCTTCGGCCCCGAACTCGAAGCCGTCACCCGCCGCACCCTCGGCGTGCCGCTCTTTCAGGAACAAGCCCTGCAAATCGCCGTGGTCGGGGCGGGCTTCACCGCCGAGGAGGCCGATCAACTGCGTCGCGCGCTCGCCTCTTTCCGCCGCATGGGCACGATTGGCGAGCATAAGGAAAAATTCATCAATGGGATGCTCGAACGTGGCTACAGCCCCGAGATCGCCGAGCGCTGTTTCTCCCAGATCGAGGGCTTTGCCGATTACGGTTTCCCCGAAAGCCACGCGGCGGCCTTTGCGCTCTTGGTCTATGTCTCGGCCTGGCTGAAACGCCACCACCCGGCGGTCTTCGCCTGCGCGCTCTTGAACTCCCAGCCCATGGGCTTCTACGCCCCCGCCCAGATCGTCCGCGACGCTCGCGAACATCATGTCGAGGTCCGCCCGATCTGCGTCAATCACAGCGCGTGGGACAACACGCTGGAGCGTCGCGCCGACGGCACGCTGGCCCTGCGGCTGGGGTTTCGCCAGATCAAGGGGTTCAAGGAAGACGATGCCGACTGGATCGCCGCCGCGCGCGGGAATGGCTATCCCGACCCCGAATCGATCTGGCTGCGCGCCGGCATCGCGCCGGCGGTGCTGGAGCGCCTTGCCGAAGCCGATGCGTTTTCTTCCATGGGCCTCACCCGCCGCGACGCGCTCTGGCAGGTCCGCGCCATCCGGGGGCAAGCGCCCCTGCCGCTGTTCAACGACCCCATCGATGGCGAGGCGATCTACGAACCCGCCGTTACCCTGCCGCAAATGCATCTGGGCGAAGAGGTGGTCGAGGATTACGTCGCCACCCGCCTGACACTGCGCGCCCATCCGATGGAACTCCTGCGCCCCTCCATGCCGGGTCTCACCCGCCACGATGCCCTCAAAGATGCGCCGCTCCGCCGCACCACCGTCTGCGGCCTCGTCATCACCCGCCAGCGCCCCGGCACCGCCTCCGGCGTGATTTTCCTGACGCTGGAGGATGAAACTGGGGTGAGCAATGTGGTGGTCTGGAAACAGGTTTTTGAGCGCTTCCGCCGCACGGTCATGGGCGGACGGCTACTGCGCGTCACCGGAAAACTGCAACGCGAAGGCATCGTCGTGCATCTCATCGCGCAAAAGATCGAGGATGTATCACATCGTTTGTCTGATCTCGATCATCCGATGGGCGATGTCATCGGGCAGATGGACGCCAAGACCGACCACGCCCCCCGCCCGATGCCCGCGCCGCGCGCCATGCATCCGCGCGATCAGGCAAAGCGGCTGTTCCCCAGCCGGGATTTTCATTAA
- a CDS encoding Y-family DNA polymerase, producing the protein MFDGANRRTVSLWFPRLASDRALRLRPVEGPFALTLKQDNTDRIHCLNIAAERQRLHRGMAFSEARAFCPDLQSRPADPPSDRRFLMGLRRWATRYCPWVGIEGEDGLVMDVTGSAHLAGGEPAMLDDLRQRLSRVGLAVQIGLGDTRGAAWALARYGEGVAAPGAARAALDPLPVAGLRLDGETVTALQRLGLRTIGQLAEAARAPLARRFGPGLLMRLDQALGVQPEQISPQSEPPHYGVRMSLPEPIGLEADVMAGTERLLTRLCDKLIRHEAGARVLCLTLRRVDSHARHVELRLARPLRDPARILPLFQRGIDEVDAGYGIDQLRLEATQVEPLPAQQISHVTGDKPDRLDDLISRIGTRIGLENILRFLPADSHIPERSFIMAPAAYSKPTGGWNIPRPRPLVMFRPEAIAALSARPPQSFRWRRMAFTTMRATGPERILPEWWIEDESWRHGARDYWRIETHQGHRLWLFYTPQNPGWFIQGVFP; encoded by the coding sequence ATGTTCGATGGAGCCAATCGGCGCACCGTCTCATTGTGGTTTCCAAGGCTCGCGAGTGACCGGGCCTTGCGGCTGCGGCCTGTCGAGGGGCCGTTTGCGCTGACGCTGAAGCAGGACAATACCGACCGGATCCATTGCCTGAATATCGCGGCCGAACGGCAGAGGCTGCATCGCGGCATGGCGTTCTCGGAGGCCCGCGCCTTCTGCCCCGACCTGCAAAGCCGCCCGGCCGATCCGCCATCGGACCGGCGGTTTCTCATGGGTCTGCGCCGCTGGGCTACGCGATATTGCCCTTGGGTCGGGATCGAGGGTGAGGACGGGCTGGTCATGGATGTCACCGGTTCGGCCCATCTTGCGGGGGGCGAGCCGGCGATGCTGGACGATCTGCGCCAGCGGCTGAGCCGGGTCGGGCTGGCAGTGCAGATCGGGCTGGGCGATACGCGCGGCGCGGCTTGGGCGCTGGCGCGGTATGGCGAAGGCGTGGCGGCGCCGGGCGCGGCGCGGGCGGCGCTTGATCCGCTGCCGGTGGCGGGATTGCGGCTGGACGGCGAGACCGTCACGGCGCTGCAAAGGTTGGGCCTTCGCACCATCGGACAACTGGCCGAGGCCGCCCGCGCCCCGCTGGCCCGCCGTTTCGGGCCGGGGCTGCTGATGCGGCTGGATCAGGCGCTTGGGGTGCAGCCTGAACAGATCTCGCCGCAATCCGAGCCGCCCCACTACGGTGTGCGGATGAGCCTGCCCGAACCCATCGGGCTGGAGGCCGATGTGATGGCCGGAACCGAACGCCTGCTGACCCGCCTCTGCGACAAGCTGATCCGGCATGAGGCAGGCGCACGGGTGCTGTGCCTGACCCTGCGGCGCGTGGACAGCCACGCCCGGCATGTCGAGTTGCGCCTTGCCCGGCCCCTGCGCGATCCGGCCCGCATCCTGCCGCTGTTCCAGCGCGGTATTGACGAGGTGGATGCGGGCTATGGCATCGACCAGCTTCGGCTGGAGGCCACGCAGGTCGAGCCGCTTCCGGCCCAGCAGATCAGTCATGTGACAGGCGACAAACCGGACCGGCTGGACGATCTGATCAGTCGTATCGGCACGCGGATCGGGCTGGAAAACATCCTGCGTTTCCTACCCGCCGACAGCCATATCCCGGAACGCAGCTTCATCATGGCTCCGGCGGCTTATTCCAAGCCCACCGGCGGTTGGAACATTCCGCGACCGCGACCGCTCGTAATGTTTCGCCCAGAGGCCATCGCGGCCCTTAGCGCCCGCCCGCCGCAAAGCTTCCGCTGGCGGCGCATGGCGTTCACCACGATGCGCGCGACCGGGCCGGAGCGGATTCTTCCCGAATGGTGGATAGAGGATGAAAGCTGGCGACACGGCGCGCGCGATTACTGGCGCATCGAGACCCATCAGGGGCATCGGCTGTGGCTTTTCTACACCCCACAAAATCCCGGCTGGTTCATCCAAGGGGTTTTTCCATGA